The nucleotide window CACTACTTCGGACAAACTCAGCTGTTGAAACCCTAATAGTGTCTGAACTTACCACTACTTCGGACACATTCAGCTGTTGAAACCCTAATTATGTCCGAACCTAACCGTACTTCGGACAAATTCAGTTACTGAAATCCAAATTATGTCCGAACCTACCCCTACTTCGGACAAATTCAGCTGTTGAAACCCTAATTATGTCCGAACCTGACCCTACTTCGGACAAATCCAGCTGCTGAAACCCTAATTATGTCCGGACCTACCCCTACTTCGAACAAATTTAGCTGCTGAAACCCTAATAATGTCTGAACTTACCCCTACCTCGGACAAACTCAGTTACTGAAACCTTAATTATGTCCGAACTTACCACTACTTCGGACAAACTCAGCTGTTGAAACCCTAATAGTGTCTGAACTTACCACTACTTCGGACACATTCAGCTGTTGAAACCCTAATTATGTCCGAACCTAACCGTACTTCGGACAAATTCAGTTACTGAAATCCAAATTATGTCCGAACCTACCCCTACTTGGGACAAATTCAACTGTTGAAACCCTAATTATGTCCGAACCTGACCCTACTTCGGACAAATTCAGCTGTTGAACCCCTAATTATGTCCGAACTTACTCCTATTTCGTACAAATTCAGCTGCTGAAATCCTAATTATGTCCGAACCTAACCGTACTTCGGACAAACTCAGCTGTTGAACCCCTAATTATGTCCGACCCTGACCCTACTTCGGACAAATCCAGCTGCTGAAACCCTAATTATATCCGAACCTAACCGTACTTCGGACAAACTCAGTTACTGAAACCTTAATTATGTCCGAACTTACCACTACTTCGGACAAACTCAGCTGTTGAAACCCTAATTATGTCCGAACCTACCCCTACTTGGGACAAATTTAGCTGCTGAAACCCTAATAATGTCTGAACTTACCCCTACCTCGGACAAACTCAGTTACTGAAACCTTAATTATGTCCGAACTTACCACTACTTCGGACAAACTCAGCTGTTGAAACCCTAATTATGTCCGAACCTGACCCTACTTCGGACAAATCCAGCTGCTGAAACCCTAATTATGTCCGAACCTACCCCTATTTCGTACAAATTCAGCTGCTGAAATCCTAATTATGTCCGAACTTACTCCTACTTCAGACAAATTCAGCAGCAAAAGCCCTTATAATGTCCGAACCAAACACTACTTCGGACAACTTTAGCCCCAGTAACCCAAATCCTGTCCTAACCTCAGGCAGCTCATCCCTAAACAATAAACTTGGTAAACCAGGCGATATACTTTGCACCCCAGATGAACAGTGCTTGTGCTAAAATCGTGCCGAATAATCTGGAAGTGACCATCATGATAGATAGGCTTTTCAGTTTATTGTAACTTCCTCTTTGATTGACTACATCGTCTGCCATGACGGAGAGCTTGGGATCGATGAAAATAACCAATAGGATTGTTGCAATTCCATTAATTAAGCCTGAAGCCATTGTAGCGGTAATCTCTCGCTCTGGTGCGAGCAAGGCTGCATAAAGCGCAGACAAAACCCCAATTGTGTATATAGCCGTGATGAACATATTCACAAAGAATAGTCTTATCGGTATATCCTTAACATTTGTATCCCTTAAGTATGTAAATTTAGGTAGAGTTAAATGTGTTAAGCCTCGCCTGATGTATTTGATTGAAAATATTCTTTTCATTAAGGTTGGAACAGAGCCTTTTTCCTCTGACAGTAAAATAATCGCTCTCGAAAATAATGCGATGAAACTGGGCAGCAAAAGGATTCCAAATATTGTCCCTACGGTAGAGGCTCCAATAAGAATTCGATATTGAGCTTCTACAAACTCCAAAGTATTCTCTTTCGGCGCATTATCAATAAGGCTTCCTGTAAAGGGCTGCTGCATCATATTAGCCAGTCTTGAAACAATGACCATGATGTTAAAAAGAGATAAAGCTGATGCTATCATTTTAACTCTAGCACCTGATAGTCTAACTGCATAAGCAAGAGTTTCAATTGAATGGATGATGAAAATAAATAAGGTCAAGAAAATTAGGTTTAGAGTTATCAGTTCCAAATCAACACCACTCCCCGTCTAAAATCACCTAATTTTACCATATTTACTTTTTGAAACATAGATTGATTTTTTCAAAAAGCCATGTGAGGACCTTAGAACAAAAGAAAGCACAGGGTACGTCCCCTGCACTTATCTCATAATCGGTTATATTCTTTTAACTTCCCTCGCAGCACTCTCAACTGTTTCATTAACTGCGCGTATTCTTCATATTCAATATTGCACAGCTTTAATTCAGTTGCGATTTTTTCCACGATGGCTTCTTTTTGTTCTATTGCTTTTGGAAGAAGGCTAATGCAGACTTTCCTTTCATCCGCAGTAGAACGCTCCCTCTTCAGCCATTCATTAGCTTCCATTCTCTTGATCATCGGTGTTAAGGTCCCAGTGCCAAGGTTCAGCCTTTCGCCAAGCTCTTTTGCAGAAAGGTCGTCCTGTTCCCACAAGGCCAGCAGCACCAAATATTGCGGATAGGTCAACCCGAAGCGATCGAGTGCTTTTGTATACAGTTTGTTAAACTGGCTCCCTGCATCATACACAGCAAAACACAGCTGATTTTCCAGAGTTAAAAAATCATCCAAGTGAATCATCCTTCACATGCTTTATATTAAGTTTTCAATATCCTTCTCAATTTTACTAGGTTCAGTCGTCGGTGCATAGCGCTTGACCACCTGACCATTTCCATCCACCAGAAATTTAGTGAAATTCCACTTTATATCCTTCGTAAGGATTCCGCCTTTTTGTTCTTTCAAAAAGACAAATAGAGGATCTGCTTGTTCGCCGTTCACATCAATCTTCCCAAAGATAGGAAAGTAAACTCCATAGTTCATCTGGCAAAACTGCGTGGTTTCGTCAATATCATTGAACTCTTGGTCGTTGAACTGGCCACAAGGGAAACCGAGAATTTCTAAGCCCTTCCCCTGGTATTGGTTATATAATTCCTGAAGTCCCTCAAATTGAGGAGTTAACCCGCATTTACTTGCAGTATTGACAATCAGCAAAGGCTTGCCCTCAAAATCTCTCAAAGATTGTTCCTGACCATTTGTCTTTTTCACCGTAAAATCGTAAACAGTTTTCATTTAACTTCCTCCTCAGTTTCAATTATATCGTGTGCGATTTAATCGTATCAGATTTTATTTCGACTTTCAAATTTGAATGGCGAATTACTTACGTCAAAAAAGACAAACAGTTTCCAATCAACAAGGACTATTGTGAAGAAAACAACTCCATCACACCTAAAAAAATCTTAAACATCAAAAAAGCCAATCCTAAAGTGAATTGGCTCGATCGTCTCATCGACAGTTGGAATTTAGACAATAGGGATCATCTCACTCAAATGATCCTTTACCGAAGGGTAAAACAAAACAAGATTGCTGTTCCTATCCGTGTTCATGTTGCTATACTTATATTATCTACACAATACTTGATAAGGAGGTAAATAACATGAAAGATGTCCTCATCCAATATATGAAACGTTTTTCTGACCTCAATGAAGCCAAATTAAAAGAACTGACAACCGATGTTCCTGTTGCAACTTTTAAGAAAGGAACTATCCTGCTGCATCAAGGAGAAGTTCCTGACAAATGCTATTTTGTCCTAAAAGGCTGTGTACGTCAGTATGCTGTTGATGAAAATGGAAATGAGAATACTTACAATTTTTTTACGGAAGAACAAAGTGTAACGATTTTTAATCAACATACTCCGGATAAAACTTCACCATACTCTCTTGGCTGTTTGGAAGACTGTACGCTTGTTGTAGGCGATTTAGCTGCTGAGCAGGAAATATACGACATGCATCCGGTATTAGAGGCTATGACTCGCAAGATGATTGAAGAAGATATCGGTGCTATGAGGGATGATTTCTCCTCCTTTATTTCGTCAACTCCAGAAGAGCGATATCATGCTTTGATGATAAAAAGACCAGATTTAATTGACCGAGTTCCACAGTACCAACTAGCAAGCTACCTTGGAATAAAACCAGAATCCCTTAGTCGTATTAAGAAGCGCTCAGAAACAAATCACCTCAGAATTGTTGACTAGTATTAGTCATTAGTCAATTTTCTCCCTTTTACTAATAACCAGATACCAAAACCTAATTCACCCATAAACATCGGAGCAATAAGAATCATTTCCAATATTCCTGTAAAACCTTCAAGATGGGGAATAAACCCATACATGAAATGAATGATGAAGTAGCTGAAGCCTGCTAAGATTACTAGAATGCTAAGGACTTTGGGGATCTTATTTGTATTCATTGCTGCCAAGCCGACTACGATAAGATGTATCCCAAAAATGATTAATCCCACAGACCATATTGCTTCAAAAGCTGTGATGGACCTCATAACTTCTTGTGCCAATGCTTCACCTGTAACTGATTCTTGAAGGGTACTATTAGCTATAATGAGATGTGATACCGCAATTGCCAAAATTGCTGTGTAAAGCAAACGAAGCCAACCTGCCAATAATGCGTATTCGCGATGAAAAGGCTTCAAAAACACGTAAAAGCCCCATGAAACAATTAAATCCGCAATGAGAATGATTAGCCATCCAAGGATCTCAAGTCTGAACAGAGATTGCGATCCTTGGATGTTTTCTAATGTGGTTACTGCGTCTCCATTAACAACTAACGAACTGTGTACATATCCCTGAGAAAAAAAGTCCGCCAGCGTCATAATGAGCAAAGCCATACCTGATATGAATGCTGCTTTTCGTTGCATATTATTATTTGTTGCCATAAAGAACCTCCTCGAAAATTGATCTCACTAAAATTGTATTCTGTCTAAGGAAGATTCTCATTGACTTAAGTCAAGAAAATGACGGTTAGCAAAGATTTTAGCCATGTTTTCTAGCTGGCCTCATACAAAGTACCTGATACTATGCAAAAACGAAATCTTCTTCAACTCTAATCCCTTAATTTTTTTAAAAAAATCGCATTATACCTCCTTTGTAATGACGATTATAAAATGTTTAACAAATCACGAAGACCAAATCACCTCAAAAGCAATTTGGTCCGCAATAATGAATAAGATTTTCCATACAATAAATATTGCTGATTAACAATTCAAATTAACGCTGATTGATAGGTATCAAAAACTGTTAGGATTAACGCTGATTTAATACCTATTCAAAAAGGCCAAATCGCAAATGATTTGGCCTTTTGTATTAACGCCTTCTGCTTCGCTTCCGCAAGAACGCTGGAATATCAAGCGAGTCGTCTTGTTGCTGGGTACCCCGTTCGTAATTCTCAGGTTCATCGTGGGAAGATGACTGGTTGTAGTTTCCGGATTGTCTGTAGCTGCCGGACTTGTTAATATTTTGGGCTCGTCCGTAATCCGCCGATTCTGCATAGGCAGCAGACTCCCGCTTTTTCGGCTGAGACTGGTATTGCTCACGGGAATTGACAATCATGTCTTCAGGTCGGCGAGATGTGTTCGACAGCGGAGCTTCCTCTTCATCAGGATCGAAGCCAGTCGCAATCACGGTCACCATGATTTCTTTATCCAGATTTTCATTGATGACTGATCCAAAAATCATGTTAAGCTGGTCATCTGTTGCAGCTGCCACAATGTCGGCCGCTTCCTGCACTTCATACAAGCTGAGGTTCATGCCGCCTGTGATGTTCATTAAAACTCCTTTTGCGCCGTTGATGCTTGTTTCAAGCAATGGAGACGAGATGGCCTTTTTGGCAGCTTCGACAGCACGGTTATCTCCTGAAGATACACCGATGCCCATAAGCGCCGTTCCTTTGTTGGACATGATCGTTTTCACGTCAGCAAAGTCGAGGTTAATCATGCCGGGCACAGCGATCAAGTCGGAAATGCCTTGGACACCCTGCCTGAGGACATTGTCCGCCTCACGGAAGGCTTCAATCATCGGTGTTTTCTTATCGACGATTTCCAGCAATCTCTCGTTAGGAATGATGATTAAGGTATTAACGGCTTTCTTCATCTCTTCAATTCCATCTGCCGCATTTTGTGCCCGCTTGCGGCCTTCAAAAGTGAACGGACGAGTCACCACTCCAATAGTAAGTGCACCAAGTTCACGTGCGATATGGGCGATTTCCGGCGCAGCACCGGTCCCGGTTCCGCCACCCATTCCGGCCGTAACGAACACCATGTCCGCACCTTGCAGGGCATCCCTGATCTGCTGCCTGCTTTCCTCGACAGCCTTTCTGCCAATTTCAGGTTTGGCACCAGCTCCCAGACCCCTCGTCAGCGAACCGCCAATTTGCATCGTGACTTCCGCTTTTGACATGTTAAGAGCCTGCGCATCTGTATTCACCGCAATGAACTCCACACCTTGCACGCCATCCTCAATCATCCGGTTCACAGCATTATTTCCTCCGCCGCCAACCCCAATTACTTTTATAGTAGCAAATTGATCGATATTGGTTTCAAACTCTAGCATTTACAGTCCCCCTATATATCTTCAGATCTTGCCCCCTATTTTTCTCTATACCTATAAAATTCGACACCGGCTTGGAAATCCTGTCTTTTTTATTGATTTGTTATGGAACTGTAATTTTAGAGTAAAAAAGTGTCATTCTCCTAAGCATGTTCCTGATTATTGATACATTCTCCACTTCAAAAGTCATTGATGGAAACATATTTTGGTTATTTTTGGAGACAATAATTCATTATGGGAATTATCGTTTTCTACAGAAGACTCCCTCATCATTCGTGAGAAAATCTTATAGCTAAGCGATAAAGGAATAGGCAAATTAGGAGTTTATTACATGAAGTTAAAGACGTTCCCTGTCATAGAAATTCTATACGGAATCAGGAGGATATATATAATGAGAAAGTTATTTGCTGTGTTAGGTCTTGGACGTTTTGGCGGAAGCCTTGTTAAAGAATTTCATCATCTTGGTTTAGAGGTGTTGGCAGTGGATGTGGACGCGGAAAGAGTTAACCGGTATAGACAATTTGCAACGGATGCAGTTGTTGCCAATGCCATAAGCGAAAATAGTCTAAAAGAATTGGGCTTGAAAAATGTAGACCTTGCCATTGTATCCTTCGGCGGTAATATTGAGTCTAGTATCCTCACAACATTACTGCTAAAGGATTTGGGTGTTAAGCAAGTATGGGTGAAAGCATTAAGTGATAATCATCAAAAGGTATTAGAAAAAATTGGAGCCGATCTCGTCATCCACCCTGAAAGGGAAATGGCAAAGAGAATCGCCCACCATGCTAGTTCAGATAAAATTATTGATTTTATCGAGCTCTCCAAGACCCACAGCATTGCAGAAATAATCTCTACAAAAAAGGTAACAGACAAAACATTAAATGAGCTGAATATCAGGGCCAATTACGGATGTAACATCATCGGAATCCAGCGAGGAGAAGAATTTATTGTTTCCCCTTCAGTTGAAGAAGTCATCTGCCCTAATGATATACTCATCGTTTTAGGTCATAACAATCAAATTCACGCATTCGAAGAAAAAGGGGTTTAATTTAGAATAGTTATGACTCAAGCAAGAAAACCAACTTTCAATATTAATCTCGGAATGAAAGGAGTCGGGGCTCTTTTCGAGGAAACTTCTGAATACAGCAACAAAGATTTTCATTACATAAAAAGGAATATTGTGACGATAAATCCTGATGTACGAAGATTATCGTCACATTAAAGGAAATAATGTGCAGATGAATCCGGATTGCTTTTATACCCGTAAAAACTAGGTGTCGTTTTTTACTTTTGATTGAGAAAGCAACAAAGTTTACGAAAAGAGCCAAGATAAAAGACTCAAATACTTTATATTACAACTCGCTTAAATTAACAACATCCCCATTAGAGGCGATTACAGCATACTGACTGTCCAATTTTCCACATAAAACATATTTTTCTTGCTCGAAATCATACACATAATATGGTGACAGCTCAATCAAGTTTTTTAGTTTGTCATACGATTCCTCTTTAGTAACCTTAACAAGATCCGCAGCTTGAAAGTCTTTATAAATCTCTAATAAAGACTTATTATCCATATAATTTAATACCTCATAAGTTTGCGGGTCAATGAAGAGCAAAAGCTTACGGTGAAATACCCGCTCCTCCTGTTCCTTTACTTTTAAAACGGCATGGATGTAACCCTTCTCTCTATGCAGCGATTTCAGTATCCAGTTTCCTGAATCCTCCGGGAACTCTCCACTCAATAAAAGTTTTATCGACTCCAAACACATCTTGCTTTCTGATTCGGTGATTGGCTTTAAGTCTGGATGTGGCTCTTTAGAAAACGCTTGTTCAGGAGCCATATTCTCAACCAAGGATAATTCTTTCCGTTGAAATGACTTCTGACTGCTGTTTTCCCATTCCATCACTTCGTCTATTGGCAATCGAGACTTTGCATCGACAATAAATTCAAAATTTAATGTCCCAGAAAGGTCATTCTTAATATAAATCTCTTCCATCGCATAAGCAGGGACCAGCTTCTTCTTTTCCATACTAGGAAATTCAGCCAACTTCAATTGTTCTTTGGCCATTCCCTCTATTAGATTAATGGAAAGTTTATATTTTTCTTGTATTACCAGCGACTCGTCAGGAAACTGACCGCAAACAAAAAGTTGTGTCAGCTTGCCAGCGTCATCGAATTTTACCTCAATAGAACCAGATGGAGAAACAGCAACCCCATTAATGCACTCTTTAAAATGAATCTTTCCTTCTTCTTCTTTCCAAAAATGAAATTGCTGCTGATATTTCAGGCCTGTTTCCTTTTCAATCCACTTGATGATCTCATCCCTGTCATTGAAGCTAAACTTCTTGTTCGCATAAGATCTTCCACCAGTAAAAATGACTGTAAAGACCTCCTTTGAATGGATATCCATTTCAATATAAGCTGTTCCCTCTGGATTAAAGTCTTCATCTTGCCAATCTTTTTCATGATCAGGGAACCATTCCATATCAAGGGTATAAACTGTCTCATTGAAAATAGTTGTATTACTGCGAATTTGATATGTATGTAAGAAATATTTCTTCAAACCATACTTGTCTCTAATAAAATCCACTAAATCTTTCATTCTTTTATCCATGTAATTCTCCTTAAACTTTAAAAATGAGGCTTCCCAAGTTTCTTTATCACTGTAAAAACTTCCATTCAACAACAAGTAAAATATCTAGGTAAAAGTTTTTTGCTCTTCCTCTAAATCTCTCTTGGACTAGCAAGAAAAATGAAGCGCCAGAAAGATTCCAGCGCTTCTGCGAGTTTATTTTTTCTTCATGAATTCCTCGATTTCATCTACCGTCTTAATGATTTCTTTTGACAATACAATGTGTCCTTCTTCGGTCACAAGAACGTTATCTTCAATTCGTATTCCAATCTTTTCTTCGGGGATATATAATCCTGGCTCGATTGCAAACACCATGCCTGGTTCTAGCGTAGTATTGTAACCTGAGACATCATGTACATCTAGACCAATTGGGTGAAATAGTCCATGAGCAAAATAGTTACTCAACTCTGAAGCATCATTGATTAAACCTATCTTAATCAATTCCTCTGATAAAATATTGTTCGCTGTCTCAAACAGTACCCCTAGATCTGTACCTGGTTTCATTTGATTGATGACTTCTTCTTGAGCTTTCAAAACAATATTGTAAAGTTCTTTTTGACGATCACTGAATGTACCGTCTGCAGGGAATGTCCTCGTGATATCTGCAGAATAGTAGCCCACTTCTGCACCTACATCCGTCAAGATCAGGCCATCCTCAGGCGCGGCGTCATCATTTTCCATATAATGAGCTTCAATTGCATTTTCTCCGGAAGCAATAATGGAGTCAAAACTTGTTCGGTCCGTTCCTGCCTTTGAAATGGCATTAAAGAAGGTATCTTCCAATACACTTTCTTCAATCCCATTTTTAGAAATTTTCATCATCGAATCAATTCCTTCTTTGGTCACAGCGATGGAACTTTTGATGATTTCAATTTCTTGACCTGTTTTAATCGATCTCATTTCTCCGAGCACCGGAAAAATGTTCTTAATTTCTAAATTTTGTGCTTTTGCCTGACTTTCTGCCTTTTTCTGCTCTTCTGTACTAACACTTTCCATCAGCATCGGGTCTCCAGCATCAACATAGAGGATTTTACTGCCCTCCAATGCGGTATCAAAGACTTCCTGAAACTTTTCTATTTCTTGTACTTCCTCTATTTTTGAAACCTTTGTTACCTTTTCTGATTTTGCAGGGACGAATATCTTCTCTTCCGCAGTGGACCCGTCTTTCTTAATCATTAGAACAGACTCACTATCTTTTATACCAGTAAGATAGTAAAAATTCCGGGCTGCACCAAGCTTCTCTTTATCCGTCATATCATTATTTTTCACTTCTGTTCCATAGATTCTTTCAGAAAACAATACTAGTATTGACCCATCTTCCATTTTTTCAATTAAATTGGATCTGTTTTTTTGGAAGAAATCTTCCGGCAGCGAAACTGCAATGCTCTTATTATCATCTTTTGGATCTTCAGTTACTTCAGTTGGTTTTGCCTCACCGTTCTCGGGTTTGCTAACAGAACCAGCTTGCTCTTTAGTTTCTTCTCCCACACAGCCGCCTAGTAATAGCATGGAAGCCAATATTGGCAGTCTAAATATTTTTCTTTTTAAAATCATGAAACAACCTCAGTTCTTTTGTATTTTTCACTTGAAAAAAATTATAATTATTCTGAATTCAAACCATCTTTTACTTCAACTCAAAGACAGAATGTAATGCCTCTGCTAACAATGATCTCTCTAAAACCAAAAGCTATAAACGATGAAAATAGTAAAACACAAAGGATGGATAACCTCATCATAACTTCCCTTTTCTTTTTTTAATGGATTTAAGAAAAGATCATGTTTACTAGGATTAACCCTAAGAATGAAGTACCATATAAAGCCCGTACAATACGCCTATTATCATTTGGTACTTCTTTGTTCATTATGATTTTAACCATTTTATATGTCATAAATATAAAAACCAGTAACGAAACTAATAGTAGTTCATTGATATAATTCACACCTCCTAGTCCAAGAGATATCTGACCCATTACGCTTATCATACACTCACAACTTATATACGATTAAGGCATATGAAAAGTTCTTTAATTAATAGAAGCACTACCAATTAAATCTTATGTATTTGGGAATTTGTGGATATGGGTCATCGCGATCGGATTAATATGTTCAAGGTTAGCTTTCTGGTATAGTACAAAAACCTTTTGGAGGAAGGCTTCAGCAGCTATTTTAATCTTTCTTCCTGTTTGCTATCTGATTTTTATTGTTTTTTATTTATGATAGGATTAAAGGGATCTGGATTTTGAGGGACTACTTCTGAAACTATTCCAAAGTATTTTCTCAAAAAAGTCCATTCCCAGTTTGTGTAATTTTACCTTAATATTATAATATCATTACCTTTTCTAGAATTAAATACCAGTCGATTTATGATTGAGCAAACTTATGATCAAGAATTAACGTTTTATATTACATAAGCTGTCAAGAATGCGTAGTTATTCTGACAGCTTTTGAGGATATAGAGTCAAAGCTGTCAAGAATCCGTGGTTATTTTCTCAGCTTTTCAGGATCTGAAGTCAAAGCTGTCAAGATTCCGTAAAACGATTACCATTGGCACCATTCGTCTAAACTCTATTACTCAACCAAATTAATATTGATGAGAAGGTATTATCGGTAGAAAGTAAATAAA belongs to Mesobacillus subterraneus and includes:
- the ftsZ gene encoding cell division protein FtsZ, whose product is MLEFETNIDQFATIKVIGVGGGGNNAVNRMIEDGVQGVEFIAVNTDAQALNMSKAEVTMQIGGSLTRGLGAGAKPEIGRKAVEESRQQIRDALQGADMVFVTAGMGGGTGTGAAPEIAHIARELGALTIGVVTRPFTFEGRKRAQNAADGIEEMKKAVNTLIIIPNERLLEIVDKKTPMIEAFREADNVLRQGVQGISDLIAVPGMINLDFADVKTIMSNKGTALMGIGVSSGDNRAVEAAKKAISSPLLETSINGAKGVLMNITGGMNLSLYEVQEAADIVAAATDDQLNMIFGSVINENLDKEIMVTVIATGFDPDEEEAPLSNTSRRPEDMIVNSREQYQSQPKKRESAAYAESADYGRAQNINKSGSYRQSGNYNQSSSHDEPENYERGTQQQDDSLDIPAFLRKRSRRR
- a CDS encoding aminopeptidase P N-terminal domain-containing protein, whose product is MILKRKIFRLPILASMLLLGGCVGEETKEQAGSVSKPENGEAKPTEVTEDPKDDNKSIAVSLPEDFFQKNRSNLIEKMEDGSILVLFSERIYGTEVKNNDMTDKEKLGAARNFYYLTGIKDSESVLMIKKDGSTAEEKIFVPAKSEKVTKVSKIEEVQEIEKFQEVFDTALEGSKILYVDAGDPMLMESVSTEEQKKAESQAKAQNLEIKNIFPVLGEMRSIKTGQEIEIIKSSIAVTKEGIDSMMKISKNGIEESVLEDTFFNAISKAGTDRTSFDSIIASGENAIEAHYMENDDAAPEDGLILTDVGAEVGYYSADITRTFPADGTFSDRQKELYNIVLKAQEEVINQMKPGTDLGVLFETANNILSEELIKIGLINDASELSNYFAHGLFHPIGLDVHDVSGYNTTLEPGMVFAIEPGLYIPEEKIGIRIEDNVLVTEEGHIVLSKEIIKTVDEIEEFMKKK
- a CDS encoding MarR family winged helix-turn-helix transcriptional regulator, with amino-acid sequence MDDFLTLENQLCFAVYDAGSQFNKLYTKALDRFGLTYPQYLVLLALWEQDDLSAKELGERLNLGTGTLTPMIKRMEANEWLKRERSTADERKVCISLLPKAIEQKEAIVEKIATELKLCNIEYEEYAQLMKQLRVLRGKLKEYNRL
- a CDS encoding Crp/Fnr family transcriptional regulator yields the protein MKDVLIQYMKRFSDLNEAKLKELTTDVPVATFKKGTILLHQGEVPDKCYFVLKGCVRQYAVDENGNENTYNFFTEEQSVTIFNQHTPDKTSPYSLGCLEDCTLVVGDLAAEQEIYDMHPVLEAMTRKMIEEDIGAMRDDFSSFISSTPEERYHALMIKRPDLIDRVPQYQLASYLGIKPESLSRIKKRSETNHLRIVD
- a CDS encoding glutathione peroxidase, giving the protein MKTVYDFTVKKTNGQEQSLRDFEGKPLLIVNTASKCGLTPQFEGLQELYNQYQGKGLEILGFPCGQFNDQEFNDIDETTQFCQMNYGVYFPIFGKIDVNGEQADPLFVFLKEQKGGILTKDIKWNFTKFLVDGNGQVVKRYAPTTEPSKIEKDIENLI
- a CDS encoding DUF4386 domain-containing protein, encoding MATNNNMQRKAAFISGMALLIMTLADFFSQGYVHSSLVVNGDAVTTLENIQGSQSLFRLEILGWLIILIADLIVSWGFYVFLKPFHREYALLAGWLRLLYTAILAIAVSHLIIANSTLQESVTGEALAQEVMRSITAFEAIWSVGLIIFGIHLIVVGLAAMNTNKIPKVLSILVILAGFSYFIIHFMYGFIPHLEGFTGILEMILIAPMFMGELGFGIWLLVKGRKLTND
- a CDS encoding lipid II flippase Amj family protein, coding for MELITLNLIFLTLFIFIIHSIETLAYAVRLSGARVKMIASALSLFNIMVIVSRLANMMQQPFTGSLIDNAPKENTLEFVEAQYRILIGASTVGTIFGILLLPSFIALFSRAIILLSEEKGSVPTLMKRIFSIKYIRRGLTHLTLPKFTYLRDTNVKDIPIRLFFVNMFITAIYTIGVLSALYAALLAPEREITATMASGLINGIATILLVIFIDPKLSVMADDVVNQRGSYNKLKSLSIMMVTSRLFGTILAQALFIWGAKYIAWFTKFIV
- a CDS encoding potassium channel family protein, with amino-acid sequence MRKLFAVLGLGRFGGSLVKEFHHLGLEVLAVDVDAERVNRYRQFATDAVVANAISENSLKELGLKNVDLAIVSFGGNIESSILTTLLLKDLGVKQVWVKALSDNHQKVLEKIGADLVIHPEREMAKRIAHHASSDKIIDFIELSKTHSIAEIISTKKVTDKTLNELNIRANYGCNIIGIQRGEEFIVSPSVEEVICPNDILIVLGHNNQIHAFEEKGV